A part of Populus alba chromosome 8, ASM523922v2, whole genome shotgun sequence genomic DNA contains:
- the LOC118054768 gene encoding uncharacterized protein, with translation MLLLNSYYHNSYSFSTSTTSINSTNLHHSGVYGSPGHQVTTAPYEMIVCQNNYTETKIRACFELHSMAYYKSIGGAGLSSLGWDLQSLGVLRADMSLESDFSTGYLEDALLEFNEPSKRRRLLLFATDHDDQSEKSNHLPESNWNEENFDDWELMSENFSCMSHITGFRGPSVVDELVSTSVSNTSDEANVISEITTPGEKISAPETLDYSSSSSYKDLAATNSFFEKENFPHSADDRENKRRKRVATRVVYPFALVKPGGVEGDMTINDINERILMPPTRPVRHPVGDFACRPCVSADGPGLSGKAVVALTRIHTQGRGTITIIRTKG, from the exons ATGCTGCTTCTAAATTCATACTACCATAATTCTTACTCTTTTTCTACAAGCACTACGTCAATAAATAGCACCAATTTGCATCATTCTGGTGTATATGGCTCGCCAGGACACCAGGTCACCACTGCCCCGTATGAAATGATCGTGTGTCAAAATAACTATACAGAGACAAAAATACGGGCTTGTTTTGAGCTTCACTCCATGGCTTATTACAAAAGCATTGGTGGTGCAGGCCTCTCTTCCCTAGGTTGGGATCTACAAAGCCTCGGAGTTCTCAGAGCGGACATGTCTTTAG AGTCTGATTTTTCAACCGGGTACTTAGAAGATGCTCTGCTTGAATTTAACGAGCCATCCAAACGAAGACGCTTGCTGTTGTTCGCTACCGATCATGATGATCAATCCGAAAAATCAAATCACCTTCCAGAG AGCAACTGGAATGAAGAAAACTTTGACGACTGGGAATTAATGTCAGAGAATTTTAGTTGCATGAGCCACATTACTGGTTTTCGTGGACCTTCAG ttGTAGATGAGCTCGTGAGCACGTCAGTGAGCAACACTAGTGACGAAGCAAATGTTATCTCTGAGATAACAACACCAGGAGAGAAAATATCAGCCCCGGAAACTCTTGattattcatcatcatcttcttacAAAGACTTGGCTGCCACAAACtccttttttgaaaaagaaaacttcCCTCATTCTGCcg ATGATCGTGAGAATAAGAGAAGGAAGAGGGTGGCAACAAGGGTGGTGTATCCATTTGCACTAGTGAAACCAGGTGGGGTAGAAGGGGACATGACCATAAACGATATCAATGAGAGGATCTTGATGCCACCGACAAGGCCGGTAAGACATCCGGTAGGGGATTTTGCGTGTAGGCCATGTGTATCTGCTGATGGCCCAGGTCTTTCTGGCAAAGCTGTAGTAGCCCTTACAAGAATTCACACGCAAGGGAGAGGCACAATCACTATTATTAGAACGAAAGGTTAA